The proteins below are encoded in one region of Spirochaetota bacterium:
- a CDS encoding methylglyoxal synthase: MDKIKNIALVAHDNMKKDLIEWVEWNFEVLMRHNLICTGTTGKLVENAINPRLAGSGLGNGTGVEVTKLKSGPLGGDQQIGAMIAEGRIDIMIFFWDPMEPQPHDVDIKALLRIAVLYNIPTACNRSTADFVISSHLLNEHYSPAIKDYSAYIQRQVR; the protein is encoded by the coding sequence ATGGACAAGATCAAGAACATAGCGCTCGTGGCGCATGACAACATGAAAAAGGATCTTATAGAATGGGTGGAATGGAATTTCGAGGTATTGATGCGCCATAATCTCATCTGTACTGGGACGACCGGAAAGCTCGTGGAAAACGCGATAAACCCCAGGCTCGCGGGCAGCGGCCTGGGGAACGGCACTGGCGTCGAGGTGACCAAGCTGAAATCGGGGCCGCTCGGCGGGGACCAGCAGATCGGCGCGATGATCGCGGAAGGGCGCATAGATATCATGATATTCTTCTGGGATCCCATGGAGCCCCAGCCGCATGACGTGGATATAAAGGCGCTGCTTCGCATCGCCGTTCTCTACAATATTCCCACCGCGTGCAACAGGTCCACCGCGGATTTCGTGATCTCGTCGCATCTCCTGAACGAGCACTACAGCCCCGCGATTAAGGATTACAGCGCGTATATACAGAGGCAGGTCCGGTGA
- a CDS encoding FAD-dependent oxidoreductase, whose translation MFPYLFSPITINKCEIKNRIVYPSLGLLYSYDGKLNDRYVNYFRERARGGAGVVTVGPVGVDLVGIGSVAMSLANDREIPSFKSLAAGIKSEGARAWVQLYHAGAYAYSFLINNEKQIAPSAVYSKMSKSTPRAMTIEDIKKLQEDFTLAALRAKEAGFDGVEIIASAGYLITQFLSPLKNLRTDEYGGSFDNRVRFGRELVELMRSRLGSDYPLTIRIAGNDFVPGSNTSAETVEFAKVYERAGVDAISVTGGWHESHVPQLPMEAPRGVFSYLALNIKRAVKIPVYASNRITDPELAEKTIRDGLADLINLGRVLIADPEWPVKAREGRVDEIRPCVACNQGCTDELFSGRPVFCVGNPRAGFEAERVIKKASSPKRVMVIGAGPGGLEAAVTAAQAGHDVSLYEKSDDIGGQLWIAGAPPHKHELLQFIRYYRTMLKKLDVPIFLNTEVTAATVSERKPDQVIVAEGAEPILPKIEGITEPTSVSAWEVLRRDPMLGQDIAVIGGGAVGIETALFLAAKGTLSPEVLHFLMAFDAESSDRLQQYMFHGSKSVTIFEMLPTIGKDVGRSTRWILVDRIKRFGVRVVTGAKVLSISGGKVRYEKEGREDAQQFGSIVLAFGSRSVKRTTAEIEKTGVPFKAIGDCVRPAKINDAIHEGFLAALSI comes from the coding sequence ATGTTTCCGTATCTTTTCAGCCCGATAACAATAAATAAATGCGAAATAAAAAACCGTATCGTCTACCCGTCGCTCGGATTGCTCTATTCCTACGACGGGAAGCTCAACGACCGATACGTGAATTACTTCCGTGAGCGCGCCCGGGGCGGCGCCGGCGTCGTGACCGTGGGTCCCGTCGGTGTCGACCTCGTGGGTATCGGGTCCGTCGCGATGTCGCTCGCCAATGACCGCGAAATACCTTCGTTTAAAAGCCTTGCGGCCGGCATAAAAAGCGAAGGGGCCCGCGCATGGGTCCAGTTGTACCATGCCGGCGCTTATGCATATTCATTCCTGATAAACAATGAGAAGCAGATAGCGCCATCGGCTGTTTATTCCAAGATGTCGAAAAGCACCCCGCGCGCAATGACCATCGAGGATATCAAGAAGCTGCAGGAAGACTTCACACTCGCCGCGCTCAGGGCCAAGGAGGCCGGGTTTGACGGCGTCGAGATTATCGCCTCCGCGGGGTATCTCATCACCCAGTTCCTTTCACCGCTCAAGAACCTGCGCACCGACGAATACGGGGGGAGCTTCGACAACAGGGTTCGGTTCGGGCGCGAGCTTGTCGAGCTCATGCGGTCCAGGCTCGGGAGCGATTACCCGCTTACGATCAGGATCGCGGGCAACGATTTCGTTCCCGGGAGCAACACCTCGGCTGAAACCGTAGAATTCGCAAAGGTGTACGAGCGTGCCGGGGTAGACGCGATCAGTGTGACGGGCGGCTGGCATGAGTCTCATGTTCCCCAGCTCCCCATGGAAGCCCCGCGCGGTGTTTTTTCCTACCTCGCGCTCAACATCAAGCGCGCGGTCAAGATTCCGGTGTACGCATCAAATCGCATTACCGATCCGGAACTTGCCGAAAAAACGATCCGGGACGGGCTTGCCGATCTGATCAACCTTGGGAGGGTGCTCATCGCCGACCCGGAATGGCCGGTCAAGGCGCGCGAAGGACGTGTCGACGAGATCCGGCCGTGCGTCGCGTGCAACCAGGGCTGTACCGACGAGCTTTTCAGCGGCAGGCCGGTCTTTTGCGTGGGCAATCCCCGCGCGGGATTCGAGGCGGAGAGGGTGATAAAAAAAGCATCCTCCCCGAAAAGAGTGATGGTTATCGGTGCGGGACCCGGGGGACTCGAAGCCGCCGTGACCGCGGCGCAGGCAGGGCATGATGTGTCCCTGTATGAGAAATCGGACGATATCGGCGGGCAGCTCTGGATAGCGGGGGCGCCGCCACACAAGCATGAGCTTCTTCAATTCATCCGGTATTATCGGACCATGCTGAAAAAGCTTGATGTTCCGATATTCTTGAATACCGAGGTGACCGCGGCGACCGTTTCCGAACGCAAGCCGGACCAGGTAATCGTGGCCGAGGGCGCCGAACCGATCCTTCCGAAAATCGAGGGGATCACGGAGCCGACATCCGTTTCCGCGTGGGAGGTTCTCAGGCGCGATCCCATGCTGGGACAGGACATAGCCGTGATCGGGGGCGGCGCGGTGGGAATCGAAACCGCGCTCTTCCTGGCAGCCAAGGGCACCCTGTCCCCCGAGGTGCTTCATTTCCTCATGGCGTTCGATGCGGAGTCGTCCGACAGGCTGCAGCAGTACATGTTCCATGGATCGAAGTCGGTCACCATTTTCGAGATGCTCCCCACAATAGGCAAGGACGTGGGACGCTCGACCCGGTGGATACTCGTCGATCGCATCAAGCGTTTCGGCGTCCGCGTGGTGACGGGCGCGAAGGTGCTCTCCATTTCCGGCGGAAAGGTTCGCTACGAAAAGGAAGGCCGCGAAGACGCACAACAGTTCGGATCGATCGTGCTCGCGTTCGGCTCGAGGTCCGTAAAAAGAACGACGGCAGAAATCGAGAAAACGGGCGTGCCCTTCAAGGCTATCGGGGACTGTGTGCGCCCTGCGAAGATCAACGACGCGATCCACGAGGGATTTCTCGCGGCGCTGTCCATTTAA
- a CDS encoding nitronate monooxygenase, with protein MNTKITKLFGIKYPIILPGMSWISTPELVAAVCNAGGLGILATGPLNPEQTRQSIKRIRALTNKPFGAGATLLMPGARENAEVLLEEKVPVINFSLGKGDWITKRAHAYGGKVIATVVTLKHALAAERDGADALQVTGHEAAAHGGMVTSLVLVPTIVRAVKIPVIATGGFGDGYGLAAALALGADGIAMGTRLSVTKESPVHEITKKATIERGMDDTIYSNRFDGLYCRVMKTPAAKSSIRRGMSLPRAFVASISITRQLKLPWFKLMLGTLVKGPKMMIQLSQMATAFAQIQKATEAGDLKKGVHLIGQVQGLVCDMPPVKELFDRTIAEAKDALKKMNAMLK; from the coding sequence ATGAACACGAAGATCACAAAGCTGTTCGGCATCAAGTACCCCATCATTCTTCCGGGAATGAGCTGGATCAGCACCCCGGAGCTCGTCGCGGCCGTCTGCAACGCGGGCGGACTGGGTATACTCGCAACCGGCCCCCTCAACCCGGAACAGACGCGCCAGTCGATCAAGCGAATCCGCGCGCTCACCAACAAGCCCTTTGGCGCGGGAGCCACCCTGCTCATGCCGGGGGCCCGGGAAAACGCCGAGGTGCTCCTCGAGGAAAAGGTGCCGGTTATCAACTTTTCGCTCGGCAAGGGCGACTGGATCACCAAGCGCGCCCATGCGTACGGGGGCAAGGTTATCGCGACGGTGGTCACCCTGAAGCACGCGCTCGCCGCGGAACGCGACGGCGCGGACGCGCTGCAGGTGACCGGTCACGAAGCGGCGGCGCATGGCGGCATGGTTACCTCGCTGGTCCTCGTTCCCACGATCGTGCGCGCGGTTAAAATTCCCGTGATAGCCACCGGCGGCTTTGGTGACGGATACGGGCTCGCGGCCGCACTCGCCCTGGGCGCCGATGGTATCGCAATGGGTACGCGCCTTTCGGTGACGAAGGAAAGCCCTGTGCATGAAATAACAAAGAAGGCAACGATAGAGCGGGGAATGGACGATACCATTTATTCTAATCGCTTTGATGGACTTTATTGCCGCGTTATGAAGACGCCCGCCGCAAAGTCGTCAATCCGCAGGGGCATGAGCCTTCCCCGTGCGTTCGTCGCGTCAATCTCCATCACCCGCCAGCTCAAGCTCCCCTGGTTCAAGCTCATGCTGGGTACGCTGGTCAAGGGGCCTAAGATGATGATCCAGCTTTCGCAGATGGCCACCGCGTTTGCCCAGATCCAAAAAGCGACCGAGGCGGGCGATCTCAAAAAGGGTGTGCATCTCATAGGTCAGGTCCAGGGCCTGGTATGCGATATGCCCCCGGTAAAAGAGCTCTTTGATCGCACCATCGCGGAGGCCAAGGACGCGCTTAAAAAAATGAATGCGATGCTTAAATAG
- a CDS encoding TetR/AcrR family transcriptional regulator — translation MRKNNRERILDTARSLLPRYGYSGISIRAIAARARLTTGAIYFHFASKRDIYKTICYEAIDLLLTRFREGIAGRSTPNQKLISIYDSYIEFFHRHRDYYNILMEYKAHYGSQESGSDEIARKFTELTRVTEETISLGISENRIRAIDPLMLSVFLAAVTEGMLQYKKLGLLDALDITDERFRGFMAEIVDRGIHI, via the coding sequence GGATACTGCGCGTTCCCTACTGCCGCGCTACGGGTATAGCGGTATCTCGATCAGGGCCATCGCCGCCCGTGCGCGGCTTACCACGGGTGCGATATACTTTCATTTCGCCAGCAAGCGCGATATTTACAAAACCATCTGCTACGAGGCAATCGATCTCCTCCTCACCAGGTTTAGGGAGGGTATCGCCGGCAGAAGCACCCCCAACCAGAAGCTCATCTCGATATACGACTCCTACATCGAATTCTTTCACCGGCACAGGGATTACTACAACATCCTCATGGAGTACAAGGCCCATTACGGGTCCCAAGAATCCGGCTCCGATGAAATCGCCCGAAAATTTACCGAGCTCACCAGGGTTACAGAGGAGACGATTTCGCTGGGAATAAGCGAGAATAGAATACGCGCCATCGATCCGCTCATGCTCTCGGTTTTCCTTGCAGCGGTCACCGAGGGCATGCTCCAGTACAAAAAGCTCGGTCTTCTCGACGCGCTTGATATCACGGATGAGCGATTCCGCGGCTTCATGGCCGAGATCGTGGATCGGGGAATACATATTTAA